In one bacterium BMS3Abin11 genomic region, the following are encoded:
- a CDS encoding acyl-CoA esterase, protein MIIAVVAVGASLLAIHLGFRAPRRVERGSPEDYDLAYKEIWLPTVADKRLFSWWLPLAGSDSSIIILHGWGGNAELMLPLVAPLHRAGLNVLLLDARNHGRSDSAGFSSMPRFAEDVDAAIDWLKTHKKESTGRLALLGHSVGAAAMLLTASRRNDISAVISIAAFAHPDSMMRSYLDRFWIPEIIKSWVLRYVEWVIGHRFNDIAPMNRLRYVQCPVLLVHGTADKTVPVTDVHLIRENVKGKKPELLLIEGGGHESVGKIKLHAKELITFLENIMPVHTSN, encoded by the coding sequence TTGATAATAGCCGTCGTCGCCGTCGGCGCAAGCCTGCTGGCGATACATCTCGGTTTTCGGGCGCCACGACGGGTCGAGCGTGGCAGCCCTGAAGATTACGATCTGGCATACAAGGAAATCTGGCTTCCCACCGTTGCAGATAAACGGTTATTTTCCTGGTGGCTGCCGCTGGCAGGTTCTGATTCAAGCATAATTATCCTGCATGGCTGGGGAGGAAATGCGGAATTAATGCTGCCCCTGGTAGCTCCACTGCACAGGGCCGGGTTAAATGTTTTATTACTGGATGCACGTAATCATGGACGAAGTGACTCGGCAGGTTTTTCCTCCATGCCGAGATTTGCCGAAGATGTGGATGCCGCTATCGACTGGCTCAAAACACACAAGAAAGAATCAACGGGAAGGCTGGCCCTGCTGGGGCATTCCGTGGGAGCTGCGGCTATGTTGCTAACAGCTTCACGGCGAAATGATATCTCTGCCGTAATCAGTATTGCAGCCTTTGCCCATCCGGATTCAATGATGCGCAGCTATCTTGACCGTTTCTGGATACCGGAAATTATTAAATCATGGGTGTTACGCTATGTGGAATGGGTGATTGGACATCGTTTTAATGATATCGCACCAATGAACCGATTGCGCTATGTTCAATGTCCAGTGCTGCTGGTGCATGGCACAGCGGATAAGACTGTCCCGGTAACCGATGTGCATCTAATTCGTGAAAACGTAAAAGGCAAAAAGCCTGAGCTACTCTTAATTGAAGGTGGAGGGCACGAGTCTGTAGGCAAAATCAAGCTGCATGCAAAAGAGTTGATTACTTTTCTGGAAAATATTATGCCGGTACATACATCGAATTAA